From Candidatus Eisenbacteria bacterium:
GCTGGAAGACCAGCAACACCGCGCAATACCGCAACTTTCGCGGGGTGATGTTCGGCGGGCGCACCGGCGCGGGCAACAGCGGGCTCAAGAACGACTTGTGGTCGCTATGGATCAGCAACACCGGCACTGCGCTCGAGTGGACCCAGGACAGCTACGCCACTACCCAGCCCGAAGGCTCCCCGGCACCCCGCGCCTATCACGTCATGACGCTGGATGCTGCGGGACGGCTGTCCGTATTCGGAGGCGATGTCGGCGTGGACGAAACCCCGAGCCCCCTGAGCGATCGGCGCGCTTGGTCCGCAGCAATGCCGGCCTCTGGCGGGGGAGGTGATGCTGTCGTGGGATTCGAATACACCTGGGACGAACTGGAGACAAACGCCGACGTCGGTGTCGTCGGCGCGGCAGCCGCACACTGGTCGCGAACCATGACGTCGCACATCCCAGACGTGTTTGCGATTGCCGGATCGAGCGCCACGCGAACGACTCACTCGACATCGGCGCTCAAGCAAAGCACGTATCCGTTCAACTTCCTGCTTCCCGACGGAAAGCTCTTCGCCGCTGGACCGGAGAACCAGAGCTTCCGTTTGAGCGCCCCGGGCCAGACCTGGGAGAGCTATCCAGGCTACGGAGACATCGGACTCCCTTTCGCGGCCTCGGCCGCGATGTACGCGCCTGGCAAGATCCTTACTTCCGGAAGTCAGTTCAAGAGTGATGGTGGTCTGGCTCACGATGAAGCACGCATGATTGATCTGACCGTCTCCAGTCCAAGCTGGAAACCCACCGTGAACACGATGTATCACCATCGCTTCAACCACAATCTCGTGGTCGCGCCGAACGGTCATGTGTGGGCAATCGGTGGCACCCAGGTGCCATTTGAGAATGATCCCGCCAGCAAACAGCCAGAATACTGGAACCCCGACATCACCGGATCCGGTTCGCAGGGGCAGTGGTACAACTCGATCAATAGCGAGGCCTTCCCTGAACAGGCGCTGATTCGCGGCTATCATTCCACGGCGATCTTGCTGCCCGACGGTCGAATTCTGAGTGCCGGCGGGAACAACGATGAGCCGCCCTCGCCTGGAACAGGCGGGCAGTACAAATCGGAGATCTACTGTCCGCCGTACCTGTTCCGCTCGAACGGTACGCTTGCCAAGCGGCCGGCGATCAGCACCGCGCCAACCACACTGACGCCTGGCAAGACCTTCACCCTCTGTTGCGATGATCCCGGCAGCGTCACCAGGGTGTGCCTCATCGCGCCCGGCGCTGTCACGCATGGATTCGATCAGAATCAGCGGTATGTGCCGCTGGAGTTCAAGGTGGAGTCGAGTTCCTCGCGGCTGATTGTGAAGACGCCGCCGAGTCTCAATTACGTCCCGCCCGGCGACTACCTGCTGTTCATCGTGGGCTCCAACGACGGCGGCACTGCGTTCCCGAACATGCCGTCGATCGCCAAGTGGGTGCGGGTCCAGAGTGCGCAGCACGTGGACGCTTGCGACGCGCTGGCGCCGGCCACCACCACGAACCTCACGGTCGAAGTCACGGCTCCGACCGCGATCTTCATGAGCGCCACCGCGCCCGGCGACGACGGCAGTCTGCGAGTCTCGGGGCTGGTGAGCGGCAGCGAGCTGCGCCGACACTCCGTCTCCATCAGCTCGAGCAACTGGTCGGCTGCGACGACGAGTGGGTTCACGGCCGCAGCGACGTTCGACTCGGCCGGCAGCGAGGCGTACTTCGATGCGACGGGCCTGTCGTCCAATACGACCTACCACTTCGCATTCAAGTCGAAGGACGACGCGGCGGGCCCCAACTGGTCGGGAGTCTCCAATTCGGCGTCGGCCACCACTTCGGGCGGCGGCGGGGGAGGCTATCTGGTAGCGGGATCGGACCGACCGACCACCGCATCGATCACACCCAGCGAGGCGGGACTGATCGCCGAAGCGACACCGACTGCAGGTAGCGGCTGGACGGTGACGTTATCGCGAGTGGCCGACGTAGAGGGCTTCGCCGCCTCCGATGCGGGCTTGGTGGTGCTTCAAGATGACGACGCGAGCGAGGGCTGGCGGACACGACGGAAATTTGCGGCGCCCGCTGACCTGTTGGGCCTGTGTGCGCTGCGAGTCGGGCGGCGCACATTGGTGCTTGGCGACTTTGAGCTCTCGCAGGTGGCGAGCCGGATCAAGACGGAGTCAGGCCATCTGGCACTGACCTCAGCTGCGCACTCACAGCTTGGGTCACTTGCGATCTCGGCCCCCGAGCCAGTGGCGATCTCACTCGAGATCGGCGAGCAGCTGGTGCTGACATACACAACGACCACTGCCTCCGAGGGTGCAATGTCGGAATTCGCGGTGGTAGCGCGCGGAGCCGAGCTAGAGGGGATGAGCGGGCCACGGCTACACCGCCCGGCGCTGAGCCTGCCGACTCGGTTTGCCCTTCATCAGAACACGCCGAATCCGTTCGCGGGTTCGACCGCGATCCGATTCGATCTGCCGCGTGCCAGTCAAGTACGGCTCGAGGTGTTCGACTTGTTCGGTCGCCGAGTACGGACGCTGGTGCAAGGCGAGCGAGCGGCCGGGTCGCACCAAGTCGAGTGGGATCGAATCAGCGACTCGGGACACCGCCTGAGCGCCGGAGTCTACGTCGCCCGTCTTGTCACAGAGGGCTACCGGGCGGAGAGCAAGATGGTGATCGCGCCCAAATAGCGCTGAGCGAAGTTGCCCAACTGGATCAATCTCGACTGAACGCGGATCTCGGGGAGGTGGGACGGTCGAAGCTCCCACCTCCCCCAATCGTTCCATCGCGCAGGCTTGCGCGTCCATGCTAAGTCGCCCCGAAGATGTACTGGTTCAGCTGCACGATCGTGCTGTCCTTTTCGCCGACTTCGAACGCGATCAGATCGCCGATCGTCACGATGCCGATGAGGCGCTGATCGTGCAGCACCGGCAGATGACGCACCCGGCGCTCGGTCATCGCCGCCTTGCACGCGTCGATCGACGAGGCCACCTCGCAGGTCTCGACCGGCGCGGTCATGACGTCTCTCAGTAGAGTGGTGGCGGGATCGCGACGTTCCGACACCACGCGACGCAGCACGTCACGCTCGGTGAACATGCCGATCACGCGGTCGTTTTCGACCACCACCACACCGCCGATCGCTCGCTGATTCATGAGGTGAGCGGCGGCGAGCACGGTGTGCTCGGGGCCGAGCGAAACGACCTCACTGCCCTTGCGATCGAGGATTGCCTGCACGGTGGCCATGGAGACCTCCTGAGCCGGGTGGCGGCTCGAGCGGCGTGCAGTGGCATCCGGTCCGCGATTCGGCCCGTCGGTCCGCGCGCCGTGCCGAAAGCCTAGACCCGTGGGGCCGCCGTGGGAAGGGTGTCGTAGACTGCGGACCTTCCCCCGGAGGAGTCTCATGGATCGCAGACAAGCGTTGAAGACGATGGCGCTCGGCGCCGCATCTCTCACGGTCCTCGACCGCACGGCCCTCGCGAACGGCGGCGCCCCGGTTGCGGCGACGACGCCGAGCGGCGGCACGGCCGCCACGCCGGCCCTCGCGGCTCCCACCGGGCCGTTCACGCTTCCGGCGCTTGGCTACGCATTCGACGCGCTCGAGCCGCATCTCGACGCGCAGACCATGCAGCTCCACCACGACAAGCATCACGCCGCCTACGTCGCCAACCTCAACAAGGCGGTCGCGGGTCGCAAGGAGGTCGTGGGCTGGAGTCTCGATCAACTGGTGCGCGACCTGGCGAAGGTACCGGATGAGATTCGCACCGCGGTTCGCAATCATGGCGGCGGCCATGCGAATCACTCGCTGCTGTGGACGACGCTCAAGCGCGACGGCGCGAAGGCGCCGGCCGGTGAGCTGGCGGGCGCGATCGACAAGGCGTTCGGTTCGCTGAGCGGATTCCAGGACAAGTTCAACGCCGCCGCGACGGGAGTCTTCGGAAGCGGCTGGGCGTGGCTCGCCCACAGCAAAGCGGATGGACTCACGGTGATGGCGCTGCCGAATCAGGACTCACCGATGTCGACCGGCTGGACGCCGTTGTTCGGCATCGACGTGTGGGAGCACGCCTACTACCTCAAGTTCCAGAATCGCCGCGCGGAGTACATCACCGCGTTTCAGAGCGTGGTGGACTGGGATGCCGTCTCGGCGCGCTACCGCGACGCGTTGAAGGGCTAGAGGCGTGCGCCGCGGATGACGTCCTGGTCCGGCAAGGTCTCGCCGGCGGTATTCGAAACGCTGATCGCGCCGCATCTGGGCGCGACGCGTCCCGAGGTGGTCGTCGGCCCCCGGTCCGGCCATGACTGCGCGATCGTCAAGGTCGGCGCGGGCCGCGTGATGGCCGTCACCACCGATCCGCTGTCGTGGATTCCGTGCCTCGGGCTCGAACGCTCGGCGCGACTCGCGTGTCATCTGCTCGCCTCGGACCTGTGGACGAGCGGACTCGCGCCGAACTACGCCGCGATCGAATTCAATCTGCCCGCGGAACTCGACGACGAAGCATTCGGTCGCTACTGGCGCGCGATGAGCGACGAGTGGAAACGGCTACAGGTGGCAGTTGTGACCGGCCACACCGGACGCTATGGCGCCGGCGGGGAAACCACGCTGATCGGAGGCGCCACGCTGATCGGAGTCGGCGATGAGGGTCGCTACCTCACGCCCGCGATGGCGAAGTCGGGCGATCGCGTGATCGTCACCAAGGGGTGCGCGATCGAAGCCACGGCGATCGCGGCCCACCTGGTGCCGGAGCGCATGAGGGAACGCTTCGCCGAAGCGTCACGCGTGCACGCCGACGCGTTACCCGCGCGGGTCGAAGCGTCACCCGCGCAAGTCGAGGCGTCACTCGCGCGCGCCGCGGCGTTCGTCGATCAGGTCTCGGTGGTCGCGGACTGCCAGGCGCTGCTCCGCGTCGGCGTTCGTGAGCGCGGCATCTCGGCGCTTCACGACGCGACCGAGGGCGGCGTGCTTGGCGGACTCATCGAGCTGGCCCACGCGTGCGGAAACGATCTGCGCGTGGATCAGTCGCGCATTCCGGTCGCCCTCGAAGCGCGCGTCGCATGCGAGGCGCTGGGCGGGCTGGATCCCTACTGGACCCTCTCCGAAGGCGCATTAATAGCGTGCGTAACGCCACTGCGCCTGACGGAAGCGTTGGCCGAATTGCGCTCGGCGGGAATCGTCGCGGCAGAAATCGGCGAGGTCATCGCGGGCACCGGACGCGTGTGGCTCACCACCCTCGATGGCAGGATCGAGCCGCTCGACACGCCGCGACCGGACCCGTACTGGGCCGCTTACGCGAAGTTCGCGGCGCGCACCGAGCGCTGAGTCGCCCGTGTGCACCCCGTCAGTCCATCTGACTGACGAGGCGATCGAAGGGTTGCATCGCGCGGGACGAGTGTTCGGAAATCGTCGCGATCATTCGTCCCCCGATTTGCACACTCTCGTCCCGCGCGGCGGTGCGTAGGTCCCAATTGGCTGTGATGATTCGAAGCTGATCCGTACAGTCATTGCGTTCGGACCGAGCGTGTTCGATCGGGGACGGGGGAACCATGGGGCTCGAGAGCCCGACTTCCGTTGCCCGAGGCGGCATGCGCGCGCCTGGCGAGACCCGGCGCAGTGTTTCCACACCCGATTCGATTTCCCCCGAATCCCCGTGGATCGCGCGTGCGGCCTGGGCAGCGATTGCACTGTTTACAGGTGTGCTGTTGTGGCTGGCGCTGGCGGTTCACGTGGTCGGCGACCACGCGGCCGAGAGCGACTTCTACGGCGGTTACGCGCAGGGCGCCGCGCTCATTCAGCGTGGCCAGCTCGACTACTCGCGCTACATCGTGGTCGGCCCTGGCTACGAAGTGGCGCTCGCGGTCGCCAGCGCTCTGATTCCGGATCGCTTCCTGGCGGCCAAGCTGCTCTCGGTCGCCTCGGCTGTCGCGGCGGTCTCGCTGTGGTTCCTGCTGGTGCGCCAGCGCATGGGCGCGCTCTCGGCGCTGTGGGTACTCGGCTTCCTGGTCACCAATCCGACTTTCGTCCGCTACGGCTACTCGGCTACCACCGACATGCTGGGCACCTTTCTGCTCGTGGCGTGCGTGGCGGCGACGATCGCGGCGCGTGGTGCCATTGGAGCGTTCCTCGCCGGCCTGCTCGCCGGCGTGGCGACGCTGACTCGCTACAGCGCGATCTCGCTGCTCGCGGGCGCGTGGCTGGTGCGCGGAAACCCGGCGCCATCGACGCGTCCGCTGCACTCGACCGCGGCATTCGCGATCGGCTTTCTGGTGCTGATCGCACCGTGGGCGGCGCTCTCGATCTCGGCCGGCTCGGTTCCCGGCGAAATGCTGGTCAAGGGCTACGGCTTCTACGCGAACTCGAACGGCAGCCGAAACACGCAGGATGCGCTTCGTGCCCCCGGCGAAGTGCCCGCGCGCCACCTCACGCTGCTCGAGGTGGTGCGCCGCGATCCGGTCCGGTTCGTGTGGGACCGGCTGGTCGCGATTCCTCGGCGCCTGCTGTTGCACGCCGGCGAGCTGATCGGATGGCCGGCGACGGTCGCGCTCCTGTTCGGGGCGGCGAGACTGGTGTGGTTTCGCCGCGCGGCACCGTTGCGGCCCGTGTGGGTGCTCGGTGCGCTGTCGTTCGTTGCGCTGCTCGCCGCCTTCCACAGTGCGCGCTATGCGCTGCCGCTGGTGCCGTTCTACGTGACGGCGGCGGCGGGGCTCGCCTCGCGCGGCGATCCCGACATGCTGGGAGGCACGCGTGGCTAGCTGGACGAGCGGCCAGTGGGCGCGCGGCGTCGCGTTGATTGCGATGGGGCTCTCGCTCGGCTCGGCCGTTCACGTGCAGCGTCTCGCGCTCTCGGATGCGCCGACCGAGGTGATCGCGGCCGGCCGCGCGCTCGCCGCCGATGCGGCGCGTGGCGCCAGCGTCATGAGCCGCAAGGGACACATCGGCTTTTACTCGGGCCTGCCGGTGGTCGAGTTTCCGCGTGTCGAGGATCTCGCGGCGCTCGGATCGTTTGCGCGCGGCAACGGCGCCGACTATCTCTACTTCTCGTGGTACGAGACTCAGCTGCGCCCCGAGTTTGCCTATCTGCTCGACACCACGAGCCGGGTGCCGGGATTGCGGGCGATCCATGTGAGTCCCACCAAGCCCGCGGTGCTGTACCGCATCGAGCCCGGGTTCGGGCGCGCCCCGGCGTGGTGGAACGACGAATTCGAGCGCTCGGTGCACGCGGCGCGCGCCATGGTGTGGGTCAGCGGCGACCGCGCCGCGACCGCGCATCACGTCGTGATGGGCGTCGATGCATTGCGGCGCGGCGCCTGGAGCGAGGCGCTGCACCATGCCGGTCTCGTCACGCAGCGCGAACCCCGCGATACCGTGGCGTGGGTGGTGGCGGGCGAAGCGGCGCGCGGCCTCGGGCGCGCGCTCGAGGCGCGGGCGGCCTACGATCGCGCACTCGCGCTCGATTCGAGCGAGACCATCGCCCTGATGGGGCTCGGCCGGCTCGAGGCGCAGGCGCTGCGCGGTGATCGCGCGCGCGCGCTGTGGCAACGCGCGGCGGCGGGCACCGACGATCCCGCGATGCGGGAAGAGATCCGGCACCTGCTGGCGAACGCGGTGCCGTGAACGCCGCGCGCCGGTCGGCCGCGCCCGGTGCTCTCGGCTCGATCGCACTCGTCGCGCTGTGGGCGCTGCTGTTCGCCCCGCAGTTGTTCGAACGGCGTCCATTCGTGGTGGGCGATACGGGGCGCTACGCGGCCTACGCCGACTTCTCGCGCGACCGCTGGGCCGAGCTCCACGAGCGCACGTTCTGGAATCCGTACGTGTTCATGGGGATTCCGGCCGGGGCGAGCCTCGCCGATCCGCGCCCGCAGTGGCTGCCCGCCGGACTGCTCACCACCTGGGACGCGCTCGACCGCGCGAGTCGTCGGATGCCGAGCGCGTTGCCGATCATCGCAAGCCTCCTCGGAGCGCTCGCGGCGGCATGGCTTGGACGAGTGCTGTGGATAGGGCAGGCCGAAGAACGCGTTTCGCCGGTGGCGCCACCGGGTTCGGAGGCGGCGGGCTTTGTCGCGGGGGCTCTGTGGCTGCTCGCGCCGGGACTTCTGGTGCCGCTCGCATTCGGACATGATGCGCAGTCGCTCACGCTCGCGCTGCTGCCGGCCACCCTGCTCGCGACGCACGGAGTCGCCGCGGCAACCTCGCGCGCCGCGGTTGCCGGATGCGCGCTCCTGCTCGCCCTGTGCGTGGCGTTCGAGGGACTCGCGGGCCATCCGCAGTTTCTCGTGATCGTGGCGTGCCTCGCGGCACCGTTCGCCATCGAACGTGCGCTCCGCTTCGCTCGACCGCGGCGGCTGCGGCTCCACGTGATTGCGACACTGCTGGGGCTTTCGATGTCGGCGGCGGTGTGGCTGCCGGCGCTGCTCTATGGTCGCCACACGCAGCGCGCGGATTCGGGTTTCGCGCTGCGCGAAGCCGCGCGCTGGAGTGCTGCGCCGCTCGATCTGCTGGCGCTCGCGTGGCCGCGCGCTGCGGGCTTCGGTGGACCCGGCTATCACGGCGGGCTTGCGGCAACCGACTATTCGCACTCACTGGGGCTCGTCGGTGCGCTGCTGGCCGTGATCGGGTTGCTGGCCGCGCGCGGTCGCGAGGCGCGCACTGCCCGGTGGCTCGCGGCGCTCGGTGCGATCGCGGCGGTGTTGAGCCTGGGCACGGGGCTGCCGCCACCGCTTCGCGTTCTGCTGCAGCTCCCGATCGGCTCGGCGTTTCGAACGCCGGTCTCGTGGTTGATCGTGACGCAGTGTTGCGGTGCGTTGCTGGCGGCGCGCGGAGTGCTCGAGTGCGCGGGCGGGTCGGCGCGATGGCTCAGGCCCGGATTCCCGAATGCCGGACCGCGTGCGCTCCACCGGGTCGGTGTGGCCGCGATCGGGCTCGTCGCCACTCTGGCGGCACTCGCATTGTTCGCCGAGGTGCGACCGGTGCTCGAGCGGGCGACCGGCCAGGTGGCGTCGTCGAGCGCTTCGCCGGGCTTTCCGCTACGAGTGCCACCCGCCCCGGCGCTGGCGCGCCTTGCGGCCGCCGATCCGCGCCATCGGGCGTGGCCGGGGGATCCGGAGCTGGGATTCTCGAATGACTGGATTGCGTGGCGCGCCCCTCAGATTGCCGGACTTCACGGGGCGGTCCCGAGTCGATGGGATCGTGCGGCTCGCGAGGATTTGTTCCTGTGCGAGAGCGTGCTTCGGGCCTGCGCGGTCGGCTGGCAATGCGGCGCGGCGGGCGATTCCATCGCGAGCGCTCCGGGCGAGTGCCGGGTGGTGGCGATGCACGCCGCGTTGCCGCGAGGCTACTCAGTCGCCTCGGTGCGAGTGCTCCCGGACGACGCTGCGGTGATCGCCGCGATGCGCGATCCCTCATGGGAGCCCGAGCGAGTGGCGTTCACGACCGAGTCGAGCGCCGGCTTCGAGGGGGTTCGCAGTGCCCGGTGCGAATGGATTCGCGATGACCCCGATCGGCTGGTGATTCGAACCTCGGCGTCGGCCGAGGCGTTCTGGGTGATCGCGGACACGCACTTTCCGGGCTGGCGCGCCTCACTCGACGGGGCGGAGATTCCGATCGCCCGCGTGAACCTGATGCTGCGGGGCGTGCGCGTGCCGGCGGGGACGCATCGGCTGGAGCTTGATTACCTGCCGCAGGGCTGGACGTTCGCGGTCGTGGTCGCGCGCGCGTCGTGGCTGCTGTGGTTCGCGGGGGTCCTGGCTACTCGATTCCGCCGTGGACCGGCGAGACCAGATAGAGCCGGCCGGTCTGCCAGAACGCGGGGGAGCCGCTCGCGGGAGGACTCGCCGGTGTGACCACCGAACCGGCGGACGCCGCGCTGCCGGCCGAACTGCCGCCGAACACGGTCGCGTGGCCGCTGACGGGCGAACGACTCGGCATGATCGCGTGAAGCAGGTCGGTCACTCGCAGCGCTGCGCGCGTGCGCCGCGGAGATTCGATGCCGCGCATCGTGATGCGAGCCAGCGGTGCCGTGCTCTGGACGCCACCGATCGGGAAGTACTCCGATGTCGCATTGCGCCACATGTCGGCGCAGGTGCCGTCCGGCAGGCGGCGCTGGTCCGGTGCGCACACCAGGCACTCGGAGTCCGGATCGGGCATCGAGCCGTCGGGCATCGAACGGCCCTCGGCAGGGTGCGCGCCCGCATACGCGAGCGTCCCGCCTGCGGGAATGCAGGCGACGGCCAGCAGCAGTGTCAGCGCGACGGGGAGTTTCATGACGATGTGAGGCTAGTCCGGGTCTTGTTCGGCCACAAGGGGGGAGTGACGAATCGTGACCGGATCGTGACATTCGCAAGCAGGTGCCTGACAGGGGCTTGCGATGGGGGGAGAGGCCCGCGCGGCAGGCCGTGACCGATCCCAGTCGAGACGATTCCGCCGCAGCCGCGCTGGTCGGCTCGGATCTCCGCGTTCGTCGGGTCGGGGCCGGACGAGGACGATTGCTTGGCCGTTGCGCCGTGGCGGCCGATACTTCCCGCGTCGCCGTCTCTCGCCCGCCTCCGGAGCCCTCCCGTGCGCATCGCCGCCATCGACATCGGCACCAACTCGATCCACATGGTGATCGCCGATGCCACGTCGGTCGGCTCCTTCGTGGTGGTCGAGCGTGAGCGCGAGGTAGTGCAGATCGGCCGCGGTTCGTTCCGCGGCGCCGGTCTGCGCCGCGATGCCATGCAGCGCACCGTCGAGGCGCTGGCGCGCTTCACTCAGCTCGCGCGGCGACACGGCGCGGATCGCATCCTGTGCACCGCCACCGCGGCGGTGCGCGAGGCCCGAAACGGCGGCGAGTTCCTGCAGGCTGCGCGCGCGGCTTCGGGCGTGCAGCCGCGCGTCATTCCGGCCGAGGTCGAAGGGCGTCTCATCTACCTGGGAGTCAAGTCGGCGCTGCAGCTGGGTGACGGTCCGGCGCTGGTGGTCGACATCGGGGGCGGCAGCGCTCAGCTGGTGGTCGGCGATCGCGAGCGGCTGCTGCTCGCCACCTCGGCTCCGCTCGGTGCGCTGCGGCTCTCGGAGCGATTCCTCGACTCCGATCCGCCGTCGCGCGGCGACGTGCAGCGCCTGCGTCGTCACATTCGCGAGGCCGCCAGGGACTCGATCAAGCGCGTCGGCGCGCTCGAGCCCTCCCGTGCTTACGGATCGTCGGGCTCGATCCATGCGCTGGCTCAGATCGCGCACTGGCTCGAGCATGGTGCGGCGATCGAGCACATGAACGGCCACG
This genomic window contains:
- a CDS encoding DUF1929 domain-containing protein yields the protein MKWDTDDNRYEWSQITNATGTPPSARYGHASFYDPIYKRILIWGGTNDGANPIGDNGTVYVLDISNPSVPAWSTITPSGTPPAARFGTRMMLDPYARWKTSNTAQYRNFRGVMFGGRTGAGNSGLKNDLWSLWISNTGTALEWTQDSYATTQPEGSPAPRAYHVMTLDAAGRLSVFGGDVGVDETPSPLSDRRAWSAAMPASGGGGDAVVGFEYTWDELETNADVGVVGAAAAHWSRTMTSHIPDVFAIAGSSATRTTHSTSALKQSTYPFNFLLPDGKLFAAGPENQSFRLSAPGQTWESYPGYGDIGLPFAASAAMYAPGKILTSGSQFKSDGGLAHDEARMIDLTVSSPSWKPTVNTMYHHRFNHNLVVAPNGHVWAIGGTQVPFENDPASKQPEYWNPDITGSGSQGQWYNSINSEAFPEQALIRGYHSTAILLPDGRILSAGGNNDEPPSPGTGGQYKSEIYCPPYLFRSNGTLAKRPAISTAPTTLTPGKTFTLCCDDPGSVTRVCLIAPGAVTHGFDQNQRYVPLEFKVESSSSRLIVKTPPSLNYVPPGDYLLFIVGSNDGGTAFPNMPSIAKWVRVQSAQHVDACDALAPATTTNLTVEVTAPTAIFMSATAPGDDGSLRVSGLVSGSELRRHSVSISSSNWSAATTSGFTAAATFDSAGSEAYFDATGLSSNTTYHFAFKSKDDAAGPNWSGVSNSASATTSGGGGGGYLVAGSDRPTTASITPSEAGLIAEATPTAGSGWTVTLSRVADVEGFAASDAGLVVLQDDDASEGWRTRRKFAAPADLLGLCALRVGRRTLVLGDFELSQVASRIKTESGHLALTSAAHSQLGSLAISAPEPVAISLEIGEQLVLTYTTTTASEGAMSEFAVVARGAELEGMSGPRLHRPALSLPTRFALHQNTPNPFAGSTAIRFDLPRASQVRLEVFDLFGRRVRTLVQGERAAGSHQVEWDRISDSGHRLSAGVYVARLVTEGYRAESKMVIAPK
- a CDS encoding CBS domain-containing protein, whose protein sequence is MATVQAILDRKGSEVVSLGPEHTVLAAAHLMNQRAIGGVVVVENDRVIGMFTERDVLRRVVSERRDPATTLLRDVMTAPVETCEVASSIDACKAAMTERRVRHLPVLHDQRLIGIVTIGDLIAFEVGEKDSTIVQLNQYIFGAT
- a CDS encoding superoxide dismutase, yielding MALGAASLTVLDRTALANGGAPVAATTPSGGTAATPALAAPTGPFTLPALGYAFDALEPHLDAQTMQLHHDKHHAAYVANLNKAVAGRKEVVGWSLDQLVRDLAKVPDEIRTAVRNHGGGHANHSLLWTTLKRDGAKAPAGELAGAIDKAFGSLSGFQDKFNAAATGVFGSGWAWLAHSKADGLTVMALPNQDSPMSTGWTPLFGIDVWEHAYYLKFQNRRAEYITAFQSVVDWDAVSARYRDALKG
- a CDS encoding AIR synthase; this encodes MTSWSGKVSPAVFETLIAPHLGATRPEVVVGPRSGHDCAIVKVGAGRVMAVTTDPLSWIPCLGLERSARLACHLLASDLWTSGLAPNYAAIEFNLPAELDDEAFGRYWRAMSDEWKRLQVAVVTGHTGRYGAGGETTLIGGATLIGVGDEGRYLTPAMAKSGDRVIVTKGCAIEATAIAAHLVPERMRERFAEASRVHADALPARVEASPAQVEASLARAAAFVDQVSVVADCQALLRVGVRERGISALHDATEGGVLGGLIELAHACGNDLRVDQSRIPVALEARVACEALGGLDPYWTLSEGALIACVTPLRLTEALAELRSAGIVAAEIGEVIAGTGRVWLTTLDGRIEPLDTPRPDPYWAAYAKFAARTER